One region of Gaiellales bacterium genomic DNA includes:
- a CDS encoding pyridoxal-dependent decarboxylase has protein sequence MSAITGPGPTGQQVREALAEAAAWVSGYLESVGEHPVLSQVRPGEIAARLPAAAPQRGEPLDAIMADLDRLVLPGITHWNHPSFFAYFGITGSGPGIVGELIASALNVNAMLWRTSPAATELEQRTLEWVLEMLGLPAGWFGEILDTASSSTMTALAAAREAAGLDIRRRGMAGRADLPALRVYTSAEAHSSVEKACIALGIGQDGLEKIGTDEALRMRPDLLAGAVERDLAAGVRPVAVVATVGTTSTTSVDPVPEIAEICRRHGVWLHVDAAYGGAAGLLDSHRHLLAGCEHADSLVFNPHKWLFTPIDCSLLYTSRPEVLRDAFALVPFYLTSSESDVVNLMDYGLALGRRFRALKLWMVIRAYGRDGLAELVAGHIEMAARLAAMVGETPGWEVLAPVPLSTVCFRAHPAGVDDGEQLETLNARLVESVNRAGAAFVSHTKVSGRYAIRIAIGNAATRWEHVQQAWDALRDAHQVAG, from the coding sequence ATGAGCGCGATCACGGGGCCCGGGCCCACCGGTCAGCAGGTGCGCGAGGCGCTGGCGGAGGCGGCCGCGTGGGTCTCCGGATACCTCGAGTCGGTCGGTGAGCACCCGGTGCTCTCGCAGGTGCGGCCGGGGGAGATCGCGGCCCGCCTTCCCGCCGCCGCGCCGCAGCGCGGGGAGCCGCTCGACGCGATCATGGCCGACCTCGACCGCCTGGTCCTGCCGGGGATCACGCACTGGAACCATCCCTCATTCTTCGCGTACTTCGGCATCACCGGGTCCGGGCCGGGCATCGTCGGCGAGCTGATCGCGAGCGCGCTCAACGTGAACGCCATGCTGTGGCGGACGTCGCCGGCCGCGACGGAGCTCGAGCAGCGGACGCTCGAGTGGGTGCTCGAGATGCTCGGCCTGCCGGCCGGCTGGTTCGGCGAGATCCTCGACACCGCGTCGAGCTCGACCATGACCGCGCTGGCGGCGGCCCGGGAGGCGGCGGGGCTCGACATCCGGCGCCGCGGCATGGCTGGGCGCGCCGACCTGCCCGCGCTGCGCGTGTACACCTCCGCGGAGGCGCACTCGTCGGTCGAGAAGGCATGCATCGCGCTCGGCATCGGCCAGGACGGCCTCGAGAAGATCGGCACCGACGAGGCCCTTCGCATGCGCCCCGACCTGCTCGCCGGGGCGGTTGAGCGCGACCTCGCCGCTGGAGTGCGGCCGGTCGCCGTCGTCGCCACGGTCGGCACCACATCGACGACCAGCGTCGACCCTGTGCCGGAGATCGCCGAGATCTGCCGGCGCCACGGCGTCTGGCTGCACGTGGACGCGGCCTACGGCGGGGCGGCGGGGCTTCTCGACAGCCACCGGCACCTGCTCGCCGGCTGCGAGCACGCCGACTCGCTCGTCTTCAATCCGCACAAGTGGCTGTTCACGCCGATCGACTGCAGCCTCCTCTACACGTCGCGGCCCGAGGTGCTGCGTGACGCATTCGCCCTCGTGCCGTTCTACCTGACCAGCTCGGAGAGCGACGTGGTCAACCTGATGGACTACGGTCTCGCGCTCGGGCGGCGGTTCCGTGCGCTGAAGCTGTGGATGGTGATCCGCGCGTATGGGCGCGACGGGCTGGCTGAGCTGGTGGCCGGGCACATCGAGATGGCCGCGAGGCTGGCGGCGATGGTCGGTGAAACGCCGGGATGGGAGGTGCTCGCTCCGGTCCCGCTCTCGACGGTCTGCTTCCGGGCGCATCCCGCCGGTGTGGATGACGGCGAGCAGCTCGAGACGCTGAACGCCCGGCTCGTGGAGTCGGTCAACCGCGCCGGCGCAGCGTTCGTCTCGCACACGAAGGTGAGCGGGCGGTATGCGATCCGGATTGCGATCGGGAACGCCGCGACGCGATGGGAGCACGTGCAGCAGGCCTGGGATGCGCTCCGCGATGCGCACCAGGTCGCAGGCTGA
- a CDS encoding LytR C-terminal domain-containing protein: MAPLETRDRPSGPVEDTGEEHLDDWFARRLQSQGIPSRLGGTPTPRLLAVGGLVLALVAFLWALSSVGAHTGSTGATAPTTPKTTVAPPANNQGTGSTKKHNGKLTWRDVTVDVVNGFGGPSAAAQAASQLSQKGWSVGVTGNATGIASTEIVYLPGNLKAARVVARKLGLGTPVAIAQATGVAADATHGVAVVLGPDELTNATL; this comes from the coding sequence ATGGCACCGTTGGAGACACGCGACCGCCCTTCGGGGCCGGTCGAGGACACGGGCGAGGAGCATCTCGACGACTGGTTCGCCCGGCGGCTGCAGTCGCAGGGCATCCCGTCCAGGCTGGGCGGCACGCCGACGCCGAGACTGCTCGCCGTCGGCGGCCTCGTGCTCGCGCTGGTCGCGTTCCTGTGGGCGCTCTCGAGCGTCGGCGCGCACACCGGCTCGACCGGCGCCACGGCCCCGACCACGCCCAAGACCACCGTGGCGCCGCCTGCGAACAACCAGGGCACCGGGAGCACGAAGAAGCACAACGGCAAGCTGACATGGCGGGACGTCACCGTCGACGTCGTGAACGGCTTTGGCGGCCCGTCGGCCGCCGCGCAGGCCGCCTCCCAGCTGAGCCAGAAGGGCTGGTCCGTGGGAGTCACGGGCAACGCCACCGGGATCGCCTCCACCGAGATCGTCTACCTGCCCGGCAACCTGAAGGCTGCGAGGGTGGTCGCCCGCAAGCTCGGTCTCGGGACGCCTGTGGCGATCGCGCAGGCGACCGGGGTCGCGGCCGACGCCACGCACGGCGTGGCCGTCGTGCTCGGCCCCGACGAGCTTACGAACGCGACGCTGTAG
- a CDS encoding NUDIX domain-containing protein: protein MTRFADWRHCPRCASPLRHGGSEEHASAAVHCPACGLTVYDNPSATASALVLRDGRLLVTRRAGEPFAGRLDLPGGFIEPGESPQDAVRRELREETGLEVAVGPLAGIFTDAYGEDGVYTLNLFYAARVTGGAESPNDDVSEILWLDPAAIDPASLAFQCCRDALRASVRKS from the coding sequence ATGACCCGCTTCGCCGATTGGCGCCACTGTCCCCGATGCGCGTCGCCGCTCCGGCACGGCGGCTCGGAGGAGCACGCGAGCGCCGCGGTGCACTGCCCGGCCTGCGGGCTGACCGTCTATGACAATCCGTCGGCGACCGCAAGCGCGCTCGTGCTGCGGGACGGCCGGCTGCTGGTCACCAGGCGCGCAGGTGAGCCGTTCGCCGGCCGGCTCGACCTCCCCGGCGGGTTCATCGAGCCGGGCGAGTCACCGCAGGACGCCGTGCGGCGCGAGCTGCGCGAGGAAACGGGGCTGGAGGTGGCGGTCGGCCCGCTCGCAGGAATCTTCACCGACGCCTACGGCGAGGACGGCGTCTACACCCTCAACCTCTTCTACGCGGCCCGGGTGACCGGCGGTGCGGAATCCCCCAACGACGACGTCAGCGAGATCCTGTGGCTCGACCCGGCGGCGATCGACCCGGCCTCCCTTGCGTTCCAGTGCTGCCGGGACGCCCTGCGCGCGAGTGTTCGGAAGTCGTAA
- a CDS encoding serine hydrolase domain-containing protein: MSLETIDSWVEEGDVEGVAAAVVDRTGLREVRTAGSARGDSLFALASLTKPIVALAAIVAAEEGALGLDEPVSAYLREYDDPGRRAITVRHLLAHASGLPETAKGTPVLEVQPVSPPETRRIYSNEGYQVLGLVLAAATGMGHARYVSEAVLEPLGMDAFLPLPAEEYARALEVAEPGLVAPGVQLFNGPEWRRRGTAAGGCFATAEACARIVSLLLAGGPPLLHADAFRDLAAVQWPGLEGGLESYPKLHCPDWGLGINVRSTGGPHWCGDRVSPATLSHFGASGTLLWADPAAGRGLVCLTNRSTYSGWMLRPGRWLELTAAVLDA; this comes from the coding sequence ATGTCCCTGGAGACGATCGATTCGTGGGTCGAGGAGGGCGACGTCGAGGGCGTGGCGGCCGCCGTCGTCGACCGCACGGGCCTGCGCGAGGTGCGCACCGCGGGCTCCGCGCGAGGCGACTCGCTGTTCGCCCTGGCGTCGCTGACCAAGCCGATCGTCGCGCTCGCGGCGATCGTGGCCGCGGAGGAGGGTGCGCTCGGCCTGGACGAGCCGGTCAGCGCATACCTGCGCGAGTACGACGACCCAGGGCGCCGGGCGATCACCGTCCGGCATCTGCTCGCGCATGCCTCCGGGCTGCCCGAGACGGCCAAGGGCACGCCGGTGCTGGAGGTGCAGCCGGTATCTCCGCCGGAGACGCGCCGGATCTACTCGAACGAGGGCTACCAGGTGCTCGGGCTGGTGCTTGCGGCGGCGACCGGAATGGGCCACGCCCGCTACGTCAGCGAGGCGGTGCTCGAGCCTCTCGGCATGGACGCCTTCCTGCCGCTGCCCGCCGAGGAGTACGCGCGGGCGCTCGAGGTCGCCGAGCCGGGGCTGGTGGCTCCCGGCGTCCAGCTCTTCAACGGCCCCGAGTGGCGGCGGCGGGGAACGGCAGCGGGGGGCTGCTTCGCCACCGCCGAGGCGTGCGCCAGGATCGTCTCGCTGCTGCTCGCGGGGGGACCGCCGCTGCTCCACGCCGACGCGTTTCGGGATCTCGCGGCCGTCCAGTGGCCGGGCCTCGAGGGCGGTCTCGAGTCCTATCCGAAGCTGCACTGCCCGGACTGGGGGCTCGGCATCAACGTCCGCTCCACCGGCGGCCCGCACTGGTGCGGCGATCGGGTCTCGCCCGCCACCCTGTCGCACTTCGGCGCCTCCGGCACGCTGCTCTGGGCGGACCCCGCAGCCGGCCGCGGTCTCGTCTGCCTCACGAACCGGTCCACGTATTCGGGATGGATGCTGCGGCCCGGCCGCTGGCTCGAGCTGACCGCGGCGGTGCTCGACGCATGA